AGGAGCCGTTGATGAATCTGACGTGGCAGGATGCAGAAGAAATTGCGCTCAGGCTGGTGGAGACTCATCCCGAAACCGACCCGCTGACCGTCCGCTTCACCGACATGCACGCCTGGATCACCGCGCTGCCTGAATTCAAGGACGATCCCAAGAAGTCCAATGAAAAACTCCTTGAAGTCATCCAGATGGCCTGGCACGAGGAATACCAGGATGCGAAGGGCTAACGCGTCGTCGCCGGTTGGCGCACAGGTGCTGAGGATGGCGAGGGGATCGGAGCTGCAGGTGCCGGGAGCGGCGCCGCATAGGCCTCCGGAATCTGATCTAACCGATAGAAATCCGCCGGGCTCACGGTCTCCGGAGCCGTCTCGGTCGGCTCCATTCCCTTGTTGAACACTTCCACCATGCCCAGGTCACTCGGCTCCGGCGCCAGCAGGCCGGTCTTCGGGTCCACCCGCACGTAGCGGATGTCCTCCGGAATCTCGAACGGCATGGCTGGCAGCAGCGGCAGGGCCGCCTGCATGAACTTCAGCCAGATCGGCAGCGCCGCATGCGCGCCCGATTCCGTCTCCCCCAGCGTCCGAATGTCGTCGAAGCCAACCCAGACGGCCGCGACTAGGTTGGGCGTATAGCCGATGAACCAGGCGTCCGTGAAATCGTTGGTGGTCCCGGTCTTGCCCGCCACGGACCGCTCAATGGATTTGGCCAGCTGCCCAGTCCCCTTCTGGATCACGTCCTCGAGCACGTTCGTGATGAGATAGGCCGTCTCCTTCTGAATCACCTGCTGCGGCTCGAAGAGAATTTGCTCCAACACCTCGCCCGTGGCATTCTGCACGGTCGAGACCGCATAGGGCTGGAGTTTGTAGCCC
This genomic stretch from Nitrospira sp. harbors:
- the iscX gene encoding Fe-S cluster assembly protein IscX; this translates as MNLTWQDAEEIALRLVETHPETDPLTVRFTDMHAWITALPEFKDDPKKSNEKLLEVIQMAWHEEYQDAKG